One genomic window of Hymenobacter sp. J193 includes the following:
- a CDS encoding NAD(P)/FAD-dependent oxidoreductase has product MSKPEYDAVVVGSGPNGLAAAIVLQQAGLRVLLLEGKNKLGGGLRTAELTLPGFRHDICSAIHPLAAGSPFFQMLPLAQYGLEYITPPVAAAHPFDNGTAASVVNSLAATAQSLGADEQAYRQLLEPVVASWPRIANDVLAPLRFPKHPLDMARFGLSALQPATLLARHFQTKEARGLFAGMAAHAIQPLGNLTTSAIGLVLLAAAHRKGWPLPKGGSQSIADALAAHFVALGGQIETGTYVRALAQLPSAKAVLFDVTPAQLLQISGHDLSAVYQWQLRRYRYGMGVFKVDWALDGPIPFTAAEGRQAGTVHLGGTQEEIAASEKATANGAHPEKPFVLLAQQSLFDNTRAPAGQHTAWAYCHVPNGSTQDMTTRIEQQVERFAPGFQDLIIGRHTFNTAQLEAYNPNYVGGDINGGRLDISQLFTRPALRASPYRTSKTGLYLCSSATPPGGGVHGMCGYHAARRALRDVFQLEAAPLYHEAPLAPASR; this is encoded by the coding sequence ATGAGCAAACCTGAGTATGATGCGGTGGTAGTGGGCTCGGGCCCGAACGGGTTGGCGGCGGCCATTGTGCTGCAGCAGGCCGGTTTGCGGGTGCTGCTGCTCGAAGGCAAAAACAAGCTGGGTGGCGGCCTGCGCACGGCCGAGCTGACTTTGCCCGGCTTTCGCCACGACATCTGCTCGGCCATTCACCCGCTGGCGGCGGGCTCCCCGTTTTTTCAGATGCTGCCGCTGGCGCAGTACGGGCTGGAATACATTACCCCGCCCGTAGCCGCCGCTCATCCATTCGATAATGGCACGGCCGCATCAGTAGTCAACTCCCTGGCGGCTACGGCGCAAAGCCTGGGGGCCGATGAGCAGGCGTACCGGCAGCTGCTGGAGCCGGTGGTAGCCAGCTGGCCCCGCATTGCCAACGACGTGCTGGCCCCACTGCGTTTCCCGAAGCACCCGCTGGACATGGCACGGTTTGGCTTGTCGGCCCTGCAGCCGGCCACGCTGCTGGCCCGGCACTTCCAGACCAAAGAAGCCCGGGGGCTGTTTGCCGGCATGGCCGCCCACGCCATTCAGCCGCTCGGCAACCTCACTACTTCGGCCATTGGGCTGGTGCTGTTGGCGGCGGCCCACCGCAAAGGCTGGCCGCTGCCCAAAGGCGGCTCCCAGTCCATTGCCGACGCCCTGGCTGCGCACTTCGTGGCCCTGGGCGGGCAGATTGAAACCGGCACCTACGTCCGCGCCCTGGCCCAGCTGCCCTCCGCCAAAGCCGTGCTTTTCGACGTGACGCCCGCCCAATTGCTGCAGATTTCTGGCCACGATCTGTCGGCGGTGTACCAGTGGCAGCTGCGACGCTACCGCTACGGCATGGGTGTGTTTAAAGTGGACTGGGCGCTGGATGGACCGATTCCCTTCACGGCCGCCGAGGGCCGCCAGGCCGGCACGGTGCACCTGGGCGGCACCCAGGAGGAAATTGCGGCCAGCGAAAAAGCCACCGCCAACGGCGCGCACCCCGAAAAGCCCTTCGTGCTGCTGGCCCAGCAGAGCCTTTTCGACAACACCCGCGCCCCGGCCGGCCAGCACACCGCCTGGGCCTACTGCCACGTCCCGAACGGCTCCACGCAAGACATGACCACCCGCATCGAGCAGCAAGTGGAGCGCTTTGCCCCGGGCTTTCAGGACCTGATCATCGGCCGGCACACCTTCAATACGGCCCAACTCGAAGCCTACAACCCCAACTACGTGGGCGGCGACATTAACGGCGGGCGGCTGGATATCAGCCAGCTGTTTACCCGGCCCGCGCTGCGCGCCTCACCCTATCGAACCTCAAAGACCGGGCTGTATCTGTGCTCCTCGGCCACTCCTCCCGGCGGCGG
- a CDS encoding TonB-dependent receptor: protein MKHHLPFLILALGVAGTTGATPSTSGRLSHATAAGPVTGKVLDESGAGLPGVTVRVKGTTDGTTTAPDGTFTLPAVEENATLILSFIGYKAQEIKASRAASLTVRLVPDQGQLNEVVVVGYGTQQRKNLTGSIVKVDPSDTKELPVGSFDAQLQGKVSGVQISSNSGVPGGAVNVRVRGATTINGSNTPLYVVDGVFMNNNSLQTISTGGKASSPIADLNPADIENVEVLKDADATALYGARGANGVILITTKRGSYNQKPRISLNVSQGWAKAAKLWDLTTGPEHARLVNENWLNTTGSTPHTTENVPYRPVAAGGRGLPEEQPTFDRLGQVFRTARLQNYDLSVAGGSASTRYYIGGGYTRQESILRPIGFQRASFKVNLDQQLSDKVQIGVSNSFSRTFRNEGRAGDGPAGGLLQAALHTPTLLSPYDAKGQLVGRASFDNVELLINNYDVNSTSLRYIGNLYGDVQLLPNLKFRTSFGVDYNNYDEEEYWNTLLIAGAGVGGLATSSITQYTSLLNENTLTYRQQLGKHGLGLLLGQGLQSDTNGRTFAQGTGFPNNAFREISAASVTSSTKNWSAYRLASFFGRADYNFDDRYLLNVSFRADGSSRFGKDNQWGYFPSVGAAWRIKQESFLQDVAFLSDLKLRASYGITGNQNGIGNFAARGLWAGGANYLGSAGIAPQQLANADLKWEQTSQANVGLDVAFFEGRVGLEVNAYYKYTKNGLIQLAEPATTGFGGYWANAVEVSNKGLEFVLNTVNVRTEGFSWNTSLNVASNANNIEKLATPTKFGSRDLILQQQGNPLYSFWVYKQLYVDAQTGNAVYEDVNKDGKITAADRQIVGSIWPKFFGGLSNSINYKGFDANVLIAFQYGNEVYNHNRFFGEGGGARDEARIIFASNLDRWQKPGDQTNIPRPDGINVNNYLDGGSRWLEDGSFVRLRNVSLGYTLPASLTRGVFNGSVRVYAQGTNLALLTKYSGLDPESAASSDANQQGIDLGTPPQPRSVQVGINATF from the coding sequence ATGAAACATCATTTACCCTTTCTTATACTGGCGCTAGGCGTTGCCGGGACGACAGGGGCGACGCCTTCTACTTCCGGCCGCCTCAGCCACGCAACTGCGGCGGGGCCGGTTACCGGTAAAGTACTGGACGAAAGCGGGGCCGGCCTGCCAGGCGTGACGGTGCGCGTAAAAGGCACGACCGATGGCACAACCACGGCCCCCGACGGCACCTTCACGCTGCCGGCCGTGGAAGAAAATGCCACCCTCATTTTATCTTTTATCGGCTACAAAGCCCAGGAAATCAAAGCCTCGCGGGCAGCCAGCCTGACGGTGCGCCTGGTGCCCGACCAGGGCCAGCTCAATGAGGTGGTGGTAGTGGGCTACGGCACCCAGCAGCGCAAAAACCTGACGGGCTCCATCGTGAAGGTAGACCCCTCAGACACCAAGGAGCTGCCCGTGGGGAGCTTCGATGCTCAGCTGCAGGGCAAGGTGTCGGGGGTGCAGATTTCATCGAACTCCGGGGTGCCGGGCGGGGCCGTGAACGTGCGGGTGCGCGGAGCTACTACCATCAACGGCTCCAACACGCCCCTGTACGTGGTGGACGGGGTGTTTATGAACAACAACAGCCTGCAAACCATCAGCACCGGCGGCAAGGCCTCCTCCCCCATTGCCGACCTCAACCCCGCCGACATCGAAAACGTGGAGGTGCTGAAGGATGCCGATGCCACGGCCCTGTATGGGGCCCGCGGCGCCAATGGCGTCATCCTGATTACGACCAAGCGCGGCAGCTACAACCAGAAGCCCCGCATCAGCCTGAACGTGTCGCAGGGCTGGGCCAAAGCCGCTAAGCTCTGGGACCTGACCACCGGCCCTGAGCACGCCCGACTGGTAAACGAAAACTGGCTGAACACCACCGGCTCTACCCCGCACACCACCGAAAACGTGCCCTACCGGCCCGTAGCGGCGGGTGGACGCGGGCTGCCGGAAGAGCAGCCAACCTTCGACCGGCTGGGGCAGGTGTTTCGCACGGCGCGCCTGCAGAACTACGATTTGTCGGTGGCCGGGGGCAGCGCCAGCACCCGCTATTACATAGGTGGGGGCTACACCAGGCAGGAGTCCATTCTGCGGCCCATCGGGTTTCAGCGGGCCAGCTTCAAGGTGAATCTCGACCAGCAGCTTTCCGATAAGGTGCAGATTGGGGTGAGCAACTCGTTTTCGCGCACCTTCCGCAACGAGGGCCGCGCCGGCGACGGGCCGGCTGGCGGGCTGTTGCAGGCTGCTCTGCATACGCCCACGCTGCTTTCGCCTTACGATGCCAAGGGGCAGTTGGTGGGCCGCGCCAGCTTCGACAACGTGGAGCTGCTCATCAACAACTACGACGTCAACTCCACTAGCCTGCGCTACATCGGCAACCTCTACGGCGACGTGCAGCTGCTGCCTAACCTGAAGTTCCGCACCAGTTTCGGGGTCGACTACAACAACTACGACGAGGAAGAATACTGGAACACGCTGCTCATTGCCGGGGCCGGCGTGGGCGGATTGGCCACCTCCAGCATCACCCAGTACACGTCTTTGCTCAACGAAAACACGCTGACCTACCGCCAACAGCTGGGCAAGCACGGCCTGGGCCTGCTGCTGGGGCAAGGGCTGCAGAGCGACACCAACGGCCGCACCTTTGCGCAGGGCACGGGTTTCCCCAACAATGCCTTCCGGGAAATTTCGGCTGCCTCGGTCACGAGCAGCACCAAAAACTGGTCGGCCTACCGGCTGGCCTCCTTCTTCGGGCGGGCCGACTACAACTTCGACGACCGGTACCTGCTGAACGTGAGCTTCCGGGCCGATGGCTCCTCGCGCTTCGGCAAGGACAACCAGTGGGGCTACTTCCCGAGCGTGGGCGCAGCCTGGCGCATCAAGCAGGAAAGCTTCCTGCAGGATGTGGCCTTCCTGAGCGACCTGAAGCTGCGCGCTTCCTATGGCATCACCGGCAACCAGAATGGCATCGGCAACTTTGCGGCCCGGGGCCTGTGGGCCGGCGGGGCCAACTACCTGGGCAGCGCCGGCATTGCGCCCCAGCAGCTGGCCAACGCCGACCTGAAGTGGGAACAGACTTCGCAGGCCAACGTGGGCCTGGACGTGGCTTTCTTCGAGGGCCGGGTGGGGCTGGAAGTGAATGCCTACTATAAATACACCAAAAACGGCCTGATTCAGCTGGCCGAGCCGGCTACCACGGGCTTCGGGGGCTACTGGGCCAACGCCGTGGAAGTAAGCAACAAAGGGCTGGAATTTGTGCTGAACACGGTGAACGTGCGTACCGAAGGCTTCAGTTGGAACACCAGCCTAAACGTGGCCAGCAACGCCAATAACATCGAAAAGCTGGCCACGCCCACCAAGTTTGGCAGCCGCGACCTGATTCTGCAGCAGCAGGGCAACCCGCTGTATTCCTTCTGGGTGTACAAGCAGCTGTACGTGGATGCGCAAACCGGCAACGCCGTGTATGAGGACGTGAACAAGGACGGCAAGATTACGGCCGCCGACCGGCAGATCGTGGGCAGCATCTGGCCCAAGTTTTTCGGCGGGCTAAGCAACTCCATCAACTACAAAGGCTTTGATGCCAACGTGCTCATAGCCTTCCAGTACGGCAACGAAGTGTACAACCACAACCGCTTCTTCGGGGAAGGCGGCGGCGCCCGCGACGAGGCCCGCATCATCTTCGCCAGCAACCTGGACCGTTGGCAGAAGCCCGGCGACCAGACCAACATCCCTCGTCCCGATGGCATCAACGTGAACAACTACCTCGACGGGGGCAGCCGCTGGCTGGAAGACGGCTCCTTTGTGCGCCTGCGCAACGTGAGCCTGGGCTACACGCTGCCCGCCTCGCTTACCCGCGGGGTCTTCAATGGGTCGGTGCGGGTGTATGCCCAGGGCACCAATCTAGCCCTGCTCACCAAATACAGCGGCCTCGACCCGGAGTCGGCGGCCAGCAGCGACGCCAACCAGCAGGGCATCGACCTGGGCACCCCGCCCCAGCCGCGCAGCGTGCAGGTGGGCATAAACGCCACCTTCTAA
- a CDS encoding RagB/SusD family nutrient uptake outer membrane protein: MSTAYLKTVALFASIALAFSVSACEDFLDVAPRESVADDQTITDQKSAATALNGVYSALASGGYYGTSFQSIGYLTGDNVKWTGTQSQVQEFINHNVRADNSTISTVWSSIYVTINRANHVISKVPGVTDPLLTEALRNQYVGEAYFLRALAYFDLARTFGGVPIITAPTLTATSNQGIARATQAETYAHALRDLEAAEPLLPNPATVTTNDRYRATQKTVWALKARLYLYQQNWAQAEDYASRLVGDDANYQLVAPFNAWFAGNVRGSRESVFEVFYNGTTEVNGHRGQWQPTANGGTRQWAPNDALVGLLNTAPNNTPNGRSTLIAALNSTTWYGNLYYRSPASDPSYIFRIAELYLIRAEARAQQGKLTEALADLNAVRARAGLEASTAATPEEALLAVEDERRLEFALEPHRWFDLARTGRATTLFKDPLDPNAPLPGFRLVLPIPISQLQVDAALKQNEGY; the protein is encoded by the coding sequence ATGTCTACTGCCTACCTAAAAACCGTCGCTCTTTTCGCTTCCATTGCCCTGGCGTTCAGCGTATCGGCCTGCGAGGACTTTCTTGACGTGGCCCCCCGCGAATCGGTAGCCGACGACCAGACCATTACCGACCAGAAATCGGCCGCTACGGCCCTCAACGGGGTGTATAGTGCCCTGGCCAGCGGCGGCTACTACGGCACCAGCTTCCAGAGCATCGGCTACCTGACCGGGGACAACGTGAAGTGGACCGGCACCCAGTCGCAGGTGCAGGAGTTCATCAACCACAACGTGCGGGCCGACAACTCCACCATCAGCACCGTATGGTCGTCGATTTACGTGACCATCAACCGCGCCAACCACGTCATCAGCAAAGTGCCCGGCGTGACGGACCCGCTGCTGACCGAGGCACTGCGCAACCAGTACGTGGGCGAGGCCTACTTCCTGCGGGCCCTGGCTTACTTCGACCTGGCCCGCACCTTCGGCGGGGTGCCTATCATCACTGCGCCTACGCTTACGGCTACTTCCAACCAGGGCATTGCGCGCGCCACGCAGGCCGAAACCTACGCCCATGCCTTGCGCGACCTGGAGGCGGCCGAACCCCTGCTGCCCAACCCCGCCACCGTGACCACCAACGACCGTTACCGGGCCACCCAAAAAACGGTGTGGGCCCTGAAAGCGCGGCTGTACCTGTATCAGCAGAACTGGGCCCAAGCTGAGGATTATGCCAGCCGCCTGGTCGGCGACGACGCGAACTACCAGCTGGTAGCGCCCTTCAACGCCTGGTTTGCGGGCAACGTGCGCGGCAGCCGCGAGTCGGTGTTTGAGGTGTTCTACAACGGCACCACCGAGGTAAACGGCCACCGCGGGCAGTGGCAGCCGACAGCCAACGGCGGCACCCGGCAGTGGGCCCCGAACGATGCGCTGGTGGGCCTGCTGAATACTGCGCCGAACAACACACCCAACGGCCGCAGCACGCTGATTGCGGCGCTGAACAGCACCACCTGGTACGGCAACCTCTACTACCGCAGCCCTGCCTCAGACCCCAGCTACATCTTCCGCATTGCCGAGCTGTATTTGATTCGGGCCGAGGCGCGGGCACAGCAAGGCAAACTGACCGAAGCACTGGCCGACCTCAACGCCGTGCGGGCCCGCGCCGGGCTGGAAGCCAGTACTGCGGCCACACCGGAGGAAGCACTACTGGCCGTGGAAGACGAGCGGCGGCTGGAGTTTGCCCTAGAGCCCCACCGCTGGTTTGACCTGGCGCGCACCGGCCGGGCCACGACCCTCTTCAAAGACCCGCTGGACCCCAACGCTCCGCTGCCCGGCTTCCGCCTGGTGCTGCCCATTCCCATCAGCCAGCTGCAGGTTGATGCGGCCCTCAAGCAAAACGAAGGGTACTAG
- a CDS encoding DoxX family protein: MSTTLSPAAPVLERPRFVEPTSSAAPEHQWAGYEKALFRFAFLYFALQVLPLDWKYYRDVAANWSGFSFGDIFRVAHYSPRFFDGPDTFLNWAVVALLAAVGAVVWSLVDKSRPEYNTLYYWLRVLVRYRLAAGLLAYGFLKLFPMQSPPPSLSLLNTHYGDLSDWKIFSLSLGIVPSYQSFLGLVEILSAVLLLNRRTASIGAFLSISFLGNVFLSNLAYEGGEYVYSFYLLALALVVLWYDARRVNDLLTLERPAVPNRFQLVLPEGWQRSGRQVLKAGFVLLFVGLYGVKTYAAYQRGPYHYPQTPGLPDAAGLYNVREFRLAGQVRPYSATDPERWQDVVLEEWNTLSVRSSRPVVLDHSNTEAIHSQDANRNYEFAGAAGRHYYAYQLSSDGQTLTLQNRNPGEGADKLTLRLTRPDARTITLSGTDAQGRDLQVVLEKRDKKHLLEEAAKTGRRGDLKL; this comes from the coding sequence ATGAGCACAACCTTATCCCCCGCCGCGCCGGTGCTGGAACGGCCGCGTTTCGTAGAGCCGACAAGCTCCGCCGCCCCTGAGCACCAGTGGGCGGGCTACGAAAAAGCCCTGTTTCGCTTTGCTTTCCTGTATTTCGCCCTGCAGGTGCTGCCCCTCGACTGGAAGTACTACCGCGACGTAGCCGCCAACTGGTCGGGCTTCTCCTTCGGCGACATCTTCCGGGTGGCGCACTACAGCCCACGCTTTTTCGACGGCCCCGACACCTTCCTCAACTGGGCGGTAGTGGCTTTGCTGGCTGCCGTGGGTGCGGTGGTCTGGAGCTTGGTCGACAAAAGCCGCCCGGAGTACAACACCCTGTACTACTGGCTGCGGGTGCTGGTGCGCTACCGGCTGGCGGCGGGCCTGCTGGCTTATGGCTTCCTCAAGCTCTTCCCCATGCAGTCCCCGCCGCCTTCCCTGAGCTTGCTCAATACCCACTACGGCGACCTGAGCGACTGGAAGATTTTCTCGTTGAGTTTGGGCATCGTGCCTTCGTACCAGTCGTTTCTGGGGCTGGTGGAGATTCTAAGCGCGGTGCTGCTGCTGAACCGGCGCACGGCTAGCATCGGGGCCTTCCTCAGCATTTCGTTTCTGGGCAACGTGTTTCTCTCCAACCTGGCCTACGAGGGCGGCGAGTACGTGTACAGCTTCTACCTGCTGGCCCTGGCACTGGTGGTGCTCTGGTACGATGCCCGCCGTGTAAACGACCTGCTGACGTTGGAGCGGCCTGCTGTTCCGAACCGCTTTCAGCTGGTGCTGCCCGAAGGCTGGCAACGCTCGGGCCGGCAAGTCCTGAAGGCCGGCTTCGTGCTCTTGTTTGTGGGGCTGTACGGGGTGAAAACCTACGCCGCCTATCAGCGCGGGCCCTACCACTACCCCCAGACGCCCGGCCTGCCTGACGCGGCCGGCCTCTACAACGTGCGGGAGTTTCGGCTGGCCGGGCAGGTGCGCCCTTACTCCGCTACCGACCCGGAGCGCTGGCAGGATGTAGTGCTGGAAGAATGGAACACGCTCAGCGTGCGCTCCAGCCGTCCCGTGGTGCTCGACCATAGCAACACCGAAGCCATTCATTCCCAGGACGCCAACCGCAACTACGAGTTTGCCGGGGCCGCCGGCCGCCACTACTACGCCTACCAGCTAAGCTCCGACGGCCAGACGCTGACCCTGCAGAACCGCAACCCAGGTGAGGGTGCCGATAAGCTCACGCTCCGCCTTACCCGCCCGGATGCCCGCACCATCACGCTCAGCGGCACCGATGCGCAGGGCCGCGACCTACAGGTGGTGCTGGAAAAGCGCGACAAGAAACACCTGCTCGAAGAAGCCGCCAAAACCGGCCGCCGCGGGGACCTGAAGCTCTAG
- the galB gene encoding beta-galactosidase GalB translates to MKDFIARYARRGMLAGALLASSLVASAQARREYLLTSNWKFAQGDLPDAARPNFPDARWQTVQVPHDWAIYGPFDSRNDLQKVRIEQNNEKEAKTKAGRTGGLPFIGTGWYRRRLEVPQFGPGKRAVLLFDGAMSNAHVFVNGREVGYWPYGYNSFSFDITDFLRPDGRNTLAVRLQNQPESSRWYPGAGLYRNVHLIVTDEVHIPVWGTYLTTPEVTADYARVKLATEVAVPPGRLIGRKGAEIDVKGSHDEHIGRGAMKKVLFLRLDTDIQTADGSVVATSSTPLESGLPVCEQAFTIVQPQLWSPETPTLYTAVSRLYVKDARADTAFRLTDEYQTRFGIRSFKFEPEKGFSLNGQPRKFKGVCNHHDLGPLGAAVNTAALRRQLVLLKELGADAIRTTHNMPAPELVSLADEMGFMLIVEAFDEWKTPKVKNGYSQYFDEWSEKDVVNMVHRDRNHPSVVLWSIGNEVPDQWAPGGTKLARRLQDIVHREDPTRPVTAGMDQFDAAVSNGFAALLDVPGFNYKPHRYAEAYGKLPQGMLMGSETASTVSSRGVYKFPVVKAKDKQYPDNQSSSYDLEASNWSQTPDEEFVMQDDLPYNLGEFVWTGFDYLGEPWPYDEKWPSHSSYFGIFDLAGIPKDRYYLYRARWNPEKPTLHLLPHWTWPGREGLTTPVFAYTNYPSAELFVNGVSQGRQTKASSDQPQTRYRLMWNEVKYQPGSIKVVAYDDAGKAVTEKEVRTAGKPHHIRLVADRTNLTADGQDLAYVTARVEDAQGNLCPEATPQLQFKVSGAGRFRAVANGDATNLEVFHQPRMKAFQGMLVAIVQAAEQAGEVQLKATAPGLKGATIKLQTQKKAVN, encoded by the coding sequence ATGAAGGATTTTATTGCCCGGTACGCCCGGCGCGGTATGCTGGCCGGTGCCTTGCTGGCGTCTTCCCTGGTAGCCTCTGCCCAGGCGCGGCGGGAATACCTGCTGACCTCTAACTGGAAGTTTGCCCAGGGCGACCTGCCCGACGCGGCTCGCCCCAACTTCCCCGACGCCAGGTGGCAAACCGTGCAGGTGCCCCACGACTGGGCCATCTACGGGCCGTTCGACAGCCGCAACGACCTGCAGAAAGTCCGCATCGAGCAGAACAACGAGAAGGAAGCCAAAACCAAAGCCGGCCGCACCGGCGGGCTGCCGTTCATTGGCACAGGCTGGTACCGGCGGCGGCTGGAGGTGCCGCAGTTCGGGCCGGGTAAGCGGGCCGTGCTGCTGTTTGATGGGGCCATGAGCAACGCCCACGTGTTCGTGAACGGCCGCGAGGTAGGCTACTGGCCCTATGGCTATAACTCGTTTTCCTTCGACATCACCGACTTCCTCCGCCCCGACGGGCGCAACACTCTGGCCGTACGCCTGCAAAACCAGCCCGAGTCGTCGCGCTGGTACCCCGGGGCCGGCCTCTATCGCAACGTCCACCTCATCGTCACCGATGAGGTGCACATTCCGGTGTGGGGCACTTACCTCACCACGCCGGAAGTTACGGCCGACTACGCCCGGGTAAAGCTGGCTACCGAAGTGGCCGTGCCGCCTGGCCGGCTGATCGGCCGCAAAGGAGCGGAAATCGACGTGAAAGGCAGCCACGACGAGCACATTGGCCGGGGCGCCATGAAGAAGGTGTTGTTTTTGCGCCTCGATACGGACATTCAGACGGCCGACGGCTCGGTGGTGGCCACCAGCAGCACGCCGCTGGAAAGCGGCTTGCCCGTGTGTGAGCAGGCTTTCACCATCGTTCAGCCTCAACTCTGGAGCCCGGAAACCCCCACGCTCTACACAGCGGTTTCGCGGCTCTACGTCAAAGATGCGCGGGCCGATACTGCTTTCCGGCTAACCGACGAGTACCAGACGCGCTTCGGCATTCGCTCTTTCAAGTTTGAGCCGGAAAAAGGCTTTTCGCTGAACGGGCAGCCGCGCAAGTTCAAAGGTGTGTGCAACCACCACGACCTGGGCCCGCTGGGCGCGGCCGTCAACACGGCGGCCCTGCGCCGGCAGCTTGTTCTACTTAAGGAATTAGGCGCCGATGCCATTCGGACCACCCACAATATGCCGGCCCCGGAGCTGGTGAGCCTGGCCGATGAAATGGGCTTTATGCTCATTGTGGAGGCGTTTGATGAGTGGAAAACCCCCAAGGTGAAGAACGGCTACAGCCAGTACTTCGACGAGTGGTCGGAAAAAGACGTGGTGAACATGGTGCACCGCGACCGGAACCACCCCTCGGTGGTGCTCTGGAGCATCGGCAACGAAGTGCCCGACCAGTGGGCCCCCGGTGGCACCAAGCTCGCCCGGCGCCTGCAGGATATTGTGCACCGCGAAGACCCTACCCGCCCCGTCACGGCCGGCATGGACCAGTTCGATGCGGCCGTGAGCAATGGCTTTGCCGCCCTGCTCGACGTGCCGGGCTTCAACTACAAGCCCCACCGCTACGCCGAGGCCTACGGCAAGCTGCCCCAGGGCATGCTGATGGGCTCGGAAACGGCTTCCACTGTCAGCTCACGCGGGGTGTACAAGTTTCCCGTGGTGAAAGCCAAGGACAAGCAGTACCCCGACAACCAGTCGTCGTCGTACGATCTGGAAGCCAGCAACTGGTCGCAGACGCCCGACGAGGAATTCGTGATGCAGGATGATCTGCCGTACAATCTGGGCGAGTTCGTCTGGACGGGGTTCGACTACCTGGGGGAGCCGTGGCCCTACGACGAAAAGTGGCCTTCGCACAGCTCCTACTTCGGCATCTTTGATCTGGCTGGCATTCCGAAGGACCGCTATTACCTGTACCGGGCCCGCTGGAACCCCGAGAAGCCCACACTGCACCTACTCCCGCACTGGACCTGGCCCGGTCGCGAAGGCCTGACCACGCCCGTTTTCGCCTATACCAACTACCCCTCGGCCGAGCTGTTTGTGAACGGCGTAAGCCAGGGCCGCCAGACTAAAGCTTCTTCCGACCAGCCCCAGACGCGCTACCGCCTGATGTGGAATGAGGTGAAGTACCAGCCCGGCAGCATCAAGGTGGTAGCCTATGACGACGCCGGCAAGGCTGTGACCGAAAAGGAAGTGCGCACCGCTGGCAAGCCCCACCACATCCGTCTCGTAGCCGACCGCACCAACCTCACTGCCGACGGCCAGGACTTGGCCTACGTGACGGCCCGCGTGGAAGACGCCCAGGGCAACCTCTGCCCCGAAGCCACTCCCCAACTCCAGTTCAAGGTGAGCGGGGCGGGCCGCTTTCGGGCTGTAGCCAATGGCGACGCCACCAACCTGGAAGTTTTTCATCAGCCGCGCATGAAGGCTTTCCAGGGAATGCTGGTAGCCATTGTGCAGGCCGCCGAGCAAGCCGGGGAAGTACAGCTGAAAGCCACTGCGCCGGGCCTGAAAGGCGCTACAATCAAGCTGCAAACGCAGAAGAAGGCAGTAAACTAG